In Thioalkalivibrio paradoxus ARh 1, the following are encoded in one genomic region:
- a CDS encoding PAS domain-containing protein has protein sequence MKDSKPRTLHFALMQVISVVLLASTAAFVLLLNHHHRQDIIAQTDARLLAAAEFSRELLGPDFHDAIDGPDSVSEREFLDIVDRNDSLARRLGLQYLWSVLVVDDGIVFTSATRSDLTDPASAHAAFFETHSDPDAFAPALESKPNPAFSSFHNEWGEGRMVLMPREDAHGRTHIFGASVQLTEFEGWLRTAVAKAILIGLALFGLAWLFSLRLTRGVARQFTAMSEAAHRMGSGDLAAPLPRSNLVELQSFASDLDTVRRELEKRIGELRRSRALEQYKAEVLSMLTRGAELSSVLEALARFTEKHDPSVRASVLLFDRDAGALVHAAGPGLPDEYNALMGPPGLPIGPEVGSCGSAAFLKERVVVTDILNSPRWTPYAAFIEQARKHRLFACWSQPIVAANGDLLGTIANYGDRVRDPDHDNLKALEWAAGVAALAIGKLRAEQALRLSTQRLKEAQRVANIGDWELDLVHDRLTWSEEVFRIFELDSTVSPATYQGFLDLVHPEDRERVDTAYRRSLEAREPYSVEHRVPFPDGRVKFVHERAEHHFNDDGNLLRSLGTVQDITEQELARQRLRHLSAIVERSPVVAMTWRNEPGWPPDYVTDNVRQFGYQPDDFLSESITYAQLIHPEDLPAIERDVARYVAHGPDEYRQQYRLRHGDGHWIWIEDHTWLTRDPAGQVTAIHGVLMDISEKQRIHAELDEYRQHLETLVTQRTVELEDARQRAEAANAAKSVFLANMSHEIRTPLNAILGLTHLMRAQASSIDTERLDKIEASGHHLLSLISDILDLSKIEAGRLQLEDTDFHLSAVLNSVRAMIAEQAGAKGLEIRVDTEAMPAWVHGDPTRLRQALLNYATNAVKFTERGYVELRARLLDDDGHSLRVRFEVKDTGIGIEQEKLPELFQAFQQADASTTRRYGGSGLGLVITRRLVELMHGDVGVESTPNVGSTFWFSLRLERGHGAEPHATPAQTQADPAHSLRQRYRGANVLLVEDNAINREVATELLRSVEMTVDLAEDGQQAVHRARQRTYDLVLMDIQMPQMDGLEATRTIRTLPGWDAVPILAMTANAFEEDRQVCLAAGMNDFVSKPVEPRDLYQLLLKWLQAARTEPGAPKPDARETRGESEDLRTRLTAIDGLDLDAGLKIARGRFSFLVRLLSLFLEHHGDDPARLRQLAAAGDRTGLKETAHALKSAAGNVGARRVSEHAARLQAAAADDAREVENEAQALAQMLEQLCERLRAELEAPRA, from the coding sequence ATGAAGGATTCGAAGCCCCGTACTCTGCATTTCGCGCTGATGCAGGTCATCTCCGTGGTGCTGCTGGCGAGCACGGCTGCCTTCGTGTTGTTGTTGAACCACCACCACCGGCAGGACATCATCGCGCAGACCGATGCACGCCTGCTGGCGGCGGCGGAATTCTCGCGGGAACTGCTCGGACCCGACTTCCACGATGCGATCGACGGTCCCGATTCGGTCTCGGAACGGGAATTCCTGGACATCGTGGACCGCAACGACTCGCTGGCCCGGCGTTTGGGCCTCCAGTACCTCTGGAGCGTCCTGGTCGTCGACGACGGGATCGTGTTCACTTCCGCCACACGCTCGGACCTGACGGATCCGGCTTCCGCCCATGCAGCGTTTTTCGAGACCCACAGCGACCCGGACGCCTTCGCCCCTGCGCTGGAATCGAAGCCGAACCCGGCGTTCTCCTCGTTTCACAACGAATGGGGCGAAGGACGGATGGTGCTGATGCCGCGCGAGGATGCTCACGGGCGCACCCATATCTTCGGCGCCAGCGTCCAGTTGACGGAATTCGAGGGATGGCTCCGTACCGCGGTCGCGAAAGCCATCCTGATCGGCCTGGCGCTGTTCGGGCTGGCCTGGTTGTTCTCGCTGCGCCTGACGCGCGGGGTTGCCCGGCAATTCACTGCGATGAGCGAGGCCGCGCACCGGATGGGTAGCGGTGATCTGGCCGCACCGTTGCCGCGTTCCAACCTCGTCGAGCTGCAATCGTTCGCTTCCGACCTCGACACCGTGCGGCGCGAACTCGAAAAGCGCATCGGCGAACTGCGCCGTTCGCGCGCGCTGGAGCAGTACAAGGCCGAGGTTCTCTCCATGCTGACGAGGGGTGCAGAGCTTTCATCAGTGCTCGAAGCCCTGGCGCGTTTCACCGAGAAGCACGACCCGAGCGTCCGTGCGTCGGTCCTGCTCTTCGACCGCGACGCCGGGGCGTTGGTCCATGCCGCAGGGCCAGGTCTCCCCGACGAATACAACGCGCTGATGGGTCCGCCGGGGCTGCCGATCGGCCCTGAAGTGGGCTCCTGCGGCTCGGCAGCGTTCCTGAAGGAACGGGTCGTGGTCACCGACATCCTGAACAGCCCTCGCTGGACGCCGTACGCCGCGTTCATCGAGCAGGCACGCAAGCATCGCCTGTTCGCATGCTGGTCCCAGCCCATTGTGGCCGCGAATGGCGATCTTCTGGGTACCATCGCGAACTATGGGGACCGGGTTCGCGATCCGGACCACGACAACCTGAAGGCACTGGAATGGGCCGCCGGGGTAGCGGCGCTGGCGATCGGGAAACTGCGCGCGGAGCAGGCACTGCGGCTGAGTACGCAGCGCCTGAAGGAGGCGCAGCGTGTCGCCAATATCGGCGACTGGGAACTGGATCTCGTCCACGATCGACTGACCTGGTCCGAAGAGGTCTTCCGGATCTTCGAACTCGACAGCACCGTCTCTCCAGCCACATACCAGGGGTTCCTGGACCTCGTGCACCCGGAGGACCGCGAGCGCGTCGACACCGCCTACCGGCGATCGCTCGAGGCGCGGGAACCGTACTCGGTCGAACACCGGGTTCCTTTTCCCGATGGCCGCGTCAAGTTCGTCCACGAACGCGCGGAACACCACTTCAATGATGACGGAAATCTGCTGCGTTCCCTCGGCACCGTACAGGACATCACCGAGCAGGAACTCGCACGCCAGCGGCTCCGACACCTTTCCGCCATTGTGGAACGTTCGCCGGTCGTCGCGATGACCTGGCGCAACGAGCCAGGCTGGCCGCCGGACTATGTGACCGACAACGTTCGCCAGTTCGGCTACCAGCCGGATGATTTCCTATCGGAATCCATCACCTATGCGCAACTGATCCATCCCGAGGATCTTCCCGCAATCGAGCGCGACGTGGCCCGCTACGTGGCCCACGGTCCCGACGAATACCGGCAGCAATACCGCCTGCGCCATGGCGATGGTCACTGGATCTGGATCGAGGATCACACCTGGCTGACCCGGGATCCCGCGGGCCAGGTGACCGCGATCCATGGGGTGTTGATGGATATTTCGGAAAAACAGCGCATCCACGCGGAACTGGACGAATACCGCCAGCACCTGGAAACCCTGGTGACCCAGCGCACCGTGGAACTGGAGGACGCCCGGCAGCGTGCCGAGGCTGCGAACGCTGCGAAGAGCGTCTTTCTCGCCAACATGTCGCACGAGATCCGGACGCCATTGAATGCGATTCTGGGGCTGACCCACCTGATGCGAGCGCAGGCGTCCTCGATCGATACCGAACGGCTCGACAAGATCGAGGCTTCCGGCCACCACCTGTTGTCGCTGATCAGCGACATTCTCGACCTGTCAAAGATCGAGGCGGGCCGCCTGCAACTCGAAGACACGGATTTCCACCTCTCCGCAGTGCTCAACAGCGTACGTGCGATGATCGCCGAACAGGCCGGGGCCAAGGGGCTGGAGATTCGGGTGGATACCGAAGCAATGCCGGCCTGGGTGCATGGGGATCCCACCCGCCTGCGCCAGGCGCTGCTCAACTACGCGACCAATGCCGTCAAGTTCACCGAGCGGGGGTACGTCGAACTGCGCGCGCGGCTGCTGGACGACGATGGCCACAGCCTGCGGGTGCGGTTCGAGGTAAAGGATACCGGGATCGGCATCGAGCAGGAGAAGCTTCCGGAACTCTTTCAGGCCTTTCAGCAGGCCGACGCGTCAACGACGCGCCGGTATGGCGGCAGTGGTCTGGGGCTGGTGATCACGCGGCGCCTGGTGGAATTGATGCACGGAGATGTGGGAGTAGAGAGCACCCCGAACGTTGGCAGCACGTTCTGGTTCAGCCTGCGGCTGGAGCGCGGGCACGGTGCTGAACCGCACGCCACACCGGCGCAGACGCAGGCGGATCCGGCACACAGCCTGCGCCAGCGATATCGCGGAGCAAACGTGCTTCTGGTGGAGGACAACGCCATCAACCGCGAAGTCGCGACGGAACTGTTACGCAGCGTCGAAATGACGGTGGATCTGGCGGAGGACGGGCAGCAAGCAGTGCATCGGGCGCGCCAACGGACCTACGACCTGGTATTGATGGACATCCAGATGCCGCAAATGGATGGCCTGGAGGCCACGCGAACGATACGCACGCTGCCGGGCTGGGATGCCGTGCCGATTCTGGCGATGACCGCGAACGCGTTCGAAGAGGACCGACAGGTTTGTCTTGCAGCAGGCATGAACGACTTCGTCAGCAAGCCGGTGGAACCACGCGATCTCTATCAACTGTTGCTGAAATGGCTGCAGGCCGCCCGGACTGAGCCGGGGGCTCCCAAACCGGATGCACGCGAAACTCGGGGTGAGTCAGAGGATCTGCGGACACGGCTGACAGCGATCGATGGTCTCGATCTGGACGCCGGGCTGAAAATCGCGCGCGGCCGTTTCAGCTTTCTGGTCCGGCTGTTGTCCCTGTTCCTCGAGCACCACGGCGACGATCCGGCACGGTTGAGGCAACTGGCCGCGGCGGGCGACCGCACCGGGCTGAAGGAGACCGCGCACGCCCTCAAGAGCGCCGCTGGCAACGTCGGTGCGCGGCGCGTATCCGAGCATGCCGCAAGGCTTCAGGCCGCGGCAGCGGATGACGCGCGCGAGGTCGAGAACGAGGCGCAGGCGCTCGCGCAGATGCTGGAACAACTTTGCGAGCGCCTGCGCGCAGAACTCGAGGCCCCTCGTGCCTGA
- the parA gene encoding ParA family partition ATPase — protein MSILAVVGNKGGTGKTTLTLNLAAGLSRQDSVVIVDADPQQSAYQWRLIGDERSGLPAVVAAAYGLGKTVGALREAHTHVVIDCPPSIKAPQTEHALRIAEYVLIPVQPSPMDLWATSHIARIIEKMRQENPGLRALIVMSQTEPRTTLSRLMPEAARELDLPVARASLRRRSIHRHCVLEGRSVFQAGRRGEAAAAEINDLITEIFSPST, from the coding sequence ATGAGCATTCTGGCCGTCGTCGGAAACAAGGGCGGCACTGGCAAGACCACGCTGACGCTGAACCTTGCGGCGGGCCTGTCGCGGCAGGATTCGGTGGTGATCGTCGACGCCGATCCGCAGCAGTCGGCCTATCAGTGGCGCCTGATCGGCGACGAGCGTTCGGGACTGCCTGCGGTGGTCGCCGCGGCCTACGGGCTTGGCAAGACCGTGGGCGCGCTCAGGGAAGCCCATACGCATGTGGTCATCGACTGTCCGCCGTCGATCAAGGCTCCCCAGACGGAACACGCGCTGCGCATCGCCGAATACGTGCTGATTCCGGTGCAGCCGTCGCCGATGGACCTCTGGGCGACGAGCCACATTGCCCGGATCATCGAGAAGATGCGTCAGGAGAACCCTGGCCTGCGCGCGCTGATCGTGATGAGCCAGACCGAACCCCGCACGACGCTGTCGCGGCTGATGCCGGAGGCCGCGCGGGAACTGGACCTGCCGGTGGCGCGCGCCTCGTTGCGGCGCCGCTCGATCCACCGCCACTGCGTGCTGGAGGGCCGCAGCGTGTTCCAGGCAGGTCGCCGCGGGGAAGCCGCGGCGGCCGAGATCAACGACTTGATTACGGAGATCTTCTCCCCCTCGACATGA
- a CDS encoding PrkA family serine protein kinase, producing MDFAETLIAQYARDYQKRQEAEMPLTKYLEACADDPMLYATAAERLVAAIGDPKVVDTSKDERLGRVFLNRTIKIYPAFEDFYGMEETVERIVGFFRYAAQGLEEHKQILYLLGPVGGGKSSLAERLKALMEKHPIYVLKAGDELSPVFESPLGLFDPETHGPELETRFGIPKRRLTGLISPWAVKRLDEFGGDLSRFSVVRLYPSRLRQIAVAKTEPGDENNQDISSLVGKVDIRKLELYSQNDTDAYNYSGGLNRANQGILEFVEMFKAPIKMLHPLLTATQEANYVGTENIGAIPFQGIIMAHSNEAEWQTFRNNRNNEAFLDRISVIKVPYCLRATEERQIYEKLIRSSELSEAPCAPSTLDLLAKFSVLTRLKEHENSSLHSKMRIYDGESLKDTDPKAKSMQEYRDVAGVNEGMTGVSTRFAFKVLSETFNYDNREVAADPVHLLYMLDQSIRREQFPDETERRYLEFIKTELAPRYADFIGNEIQKAYLESYHDFGQNLFERYVAYADAWIEDHDFKDPDTGQMLDRGSLNQELSKIEKAAGIANPKDFRNEVVKFALRAQANQGGKMPSWTSYEKIREVIEKRMFSQVEDLLPVISFGTKADSELERKHSDFVQRMVERGYTERQVRRLVEWYMRVKQAG from the coding sequence ATGGATTTCGCGGAAACCCTGATCGCCCAGTACGCGCGGGACTACCAGAAACGGCAGGAAGCGGAGATGCCGCTGACGAAGTATCTGGAAGCCTGTGCCGACGATCCGATGCTGTACGCGACTGCCGCTGAACGGCTGGTAGCCGCGATCGGGGACCCGAAGGTCGTCGACACATCCAAGGACGAGCGACTCGGGCGCGTCTTCCTGAACCGGACGATCAAGATCTATCCGGCGTTCGAGGACTTCTACGGCATGGAGGAAACCGTCGAGCGCATCGTCGGCTTCTTCCGCTACGCCGCACAGGGCCTGGAGGAGCACAAGCAGATTCTCTATCTGCTCGGGCCCGTGGGTGGCGGCAAGTCGTCGCTGGCCGAGCGCCTGAAAGCGTTGATGGAAAAGCACCCGATCTACGTGCTGAAAGCCGGCGACGAACTCTCGCCGGTGTTCGAAAGCCCGCTCGGCCTCTTCGATCCCGAAACGCACGGACCGGAACTGGAGACCCGCTTCGGTATCCCGAAGCGCCGGCTGACCGGATTGATCTCGCCCTGGGCGGTCAAGCGGCTGGACGAGTTCGGCGGCGACCTGTCGCGCTTCTCCGTGGTGCGCCTGTATCCGTCGCGGCTGCGCCAGATCGCGGTCGCGAAGACCGAGCCCGGCGACGAAAACAACCAGGACATCTCGTCGCTGGTCGGCAAGGTCGATATCCGCAAGCTCGAACTCTATAGCCAGAACGACACCGACGCCTACAACTACTCCGGCGGCCTGAACCGCGCGAACCAGGGCATCCTGGAATTCGTGGAAATGTTCAAGGCCCCGATCAAGATGCTGCACCCGCTGCTGACCGCGACCCAGGAAGCCAACTACGTCGGCACCGAGAACATCGGCGCGATCCCGTTCCAGGGCATCATCATGGCGCACTCGAACGAAGCCGAGTGGCAGACCTTCCGCAACAACCGCAACAACGAGGCGTTCCTCGACCGGATCTCGGTGATCAAGGTGCCCTACTGCCTGCGCGCGACCGAAGAGCGGCAGATCTACGAGAAGCTGATCCGCAGCAGCGAGCTGAGCGAGGCTCCCTGCGCCCCGTCCACGCTGGATCTGCTCGCGAAGTTCTCGGTGCTCACGCGGCTGAAAGAGCACGAGAATTCCAGCCTGCACTCGAAGATGCGCATTTACGACGGCGAAAGCCTGAAGGACACCGACCCGAAGGCCAAATCGATGCAGGAATACCGCGACGTCGCCGGCGTCAACGAGGGGATGACCGGCGTTTCGACCCGCTTCGCGTTCAAGGTGCTCTCCGAAACCTTCAACTACGACAATCGCGAGGTCGCGGCCGATCCGGTGCATCTGCTGTACATGCTGGACCAGTCGATCCGCCGCGAGCAGTTCCCGGACGAAACCGAACGCCGCTACCTGGAATTCATCAAGACCGAACTCGCGCCGCGCTACGCGGATTTCATCGGTAACGAAATCCAGAAGGCCTATCTCGAGTCCTACCACGACTTCGGCCAGAACCTGTTCGAGCGCTACGTCGCCTACGCCGATGCCTGGATCGAGGACCACGACTTCAAGGATCCCGACACCGGGCAGATGCTCGACCGCGGCTCCCTGAACCAGGAACTGTCCAAGATCGAGAAGGCCGCAGGAATCGCGAACCCGAAGGACTTCCGCAACGAGGTGGTCAAATTCGCGCTGCGTGCCCAGGCGAACCAGGGCGGGAAGATGCCGTCGTGGACCTCGTACGAGAAGATCCGCGAGGTGATCGAAAAACGCATGTTCAGCCAGGTCGAGGATCTCCTCCCGGTAATCAGCTTCGGCACCAAGGCGGACTCGGAACTCGAACGCAAGCACAGCGACTTCGTGCAGCGCATGGTCGAGCGAGGCTACACCGAGCGCCAGGTACGCCGGCTGGTCGAGTGGTACATGCGTGTGAAACAGGCGGGCTGA
- a CDS encoding YeaH/YhbH family protein, giving the protein MVNIVDRRLNPKDKSLANRQRFIRRAKRQILDAVRDVSAKRKVTEVGQGEEAIRIPSDGLQEPSFRKAAGTGVRRHVVPGNKEYRAGDTIPRPEGGGGRGSGGSPDGEGEDEFQFTVSRDEFLDLFFENLELPDLARTQLSKVEQQGVQRAGYSVSGSPATLNLTRTMRNSLSRRLALHRPKRDEILELDREIDRLERSGKDPERLRELIGEREALTRRSRLIPYIDPIDLRYNRYVPTPRPISQAVMFCLMDVSGSMTEDMKDLAKRFFMLLYLFLERRYRHVDIVFIRHTHIAQEVDEETFFYSRETGGTLVSPALDEMERVVRERYPPGEWNIYAAQASDGDNTPADNPVAFQTMEETILPLCRYFAYIEVGEERGWEATTTLWEVYARLVAGGHPIAMRKVKQRADIFPVFRDLFTPAELRA; this is encoded by the coding sequence GTGGTCAACATCGTCGACCGGCGCCTCAACCCGAAGGACAAGAGCCTGGCCAACCGCCAGCGCTTCATCCGGCGTGCGAAGCGGCAGATCCTCGATGCGGTGCGCGATGTCTCGGCGAAGCGCAAGGTCACCGAGGTCGGCCAGGGCGAGGAAGCGATCCGCATCCCGTCAGACGGCCTGCAGGAACCTTCTTTCCGCAAGGCTGCCGGCACCGGCGTGCGCCGCCACGTGGTCCCGGGCAACAAGGAATACCGTGCCGGCGACACGATCCCGCGTCCCGAGGGCGGCGGCGGACGCGGCTCCGGCGGCAGCCCCGACGGCGAGGGCGAGGACGAGTTCCAGTTCACCGTAAGCCGCGACGAGTTCCTCGACCTGTTCTTCGAGAATCTCGAACTGCCCGACCTTGCGCGCACACAGCTCTCGAAGGTCGAGCAGCAGGGAGTCCAGCGCGCGGGGTATTCGGTATCCGGCTCGCCGGCCACGCTGAACCTGACGCGGACGATGCGCAATTCGCTGTCGCGCCGGCTCGCACTGCACCGACCCAAGCGCGACGAGATCCTCGAGCTCGACCGCGAGATCGATCGGCTCGAGCGCTCGGGCAAGGATCCGGAGCGCTTGCGGGAGCTGATCGGCGAACGCGAGGCGCTGACCCGGCGCTCGCGTCTGATCCCCTACATCGACCCGATCGACCTGCGCTACAACCGCTACGTGCCGACCCCGCGCCCGATCTCGCAGGCGGTGATGTTCTGCCTGATGGACGTCTCCGGCTCGATGACCGAGGACATGAAGGATCTCGCGAAGCGCTTCTTCATGCTGCTGTACCTGTTTCTCGAGCGGCGCTACCGGCACGTGGACATCGTGTTCATCCGCCACACCCACATCGCTCAGGAGGTCGACGAGGAAACGTTCTTCTACTCGCGCGAGACCGGCGGCACCCTGGTTTCGCCTGCGCTCGACGAGATGGAGCGGGTCGTGCGCGAGCGCTATCCGCCGGGCGAGTGGAACATTTACGCGGCGCAGGCCTCGGACGGCGACAACACGCCTGCGGACAACCCGGTCGCTTTCCAAACGATGGAAGAAACCATCCTGCCGCTGTGCCGGTATTTCGCGTACATCGAAGTCGGCGAGGAGCGCGGCTGGGAGGCGACGACCACGCTGTGGGAGGTCTATGCCCGCCTGGTTGCGGGCGGACACCCGATCGCGATGCGCAAGGTGAAGCAACGTGCGGACATCTTCCCGGTGTTCCGGGACTTGTTCACCCCCGCGGAGCTGAGGGCCTGA
- a CDS encoding SpoVR family protein encodes MTRSLESDARLLYTGPDWDYRLVRKAFDAIERIAVDEMGLNPYPSQVEVISSEQMLDAYASMGMPLFYRHWSFGKHFARDEMLYRKGMTGLAYEIVINSNPCLCYIMEENTMTMQTLVMAHAAFGHSHFFRNNQLFKAWTDADSILDYLDFAKRYVSECEERYGADAVETVLDSAHALMSHGVHRYPRRTLNLKQEMERERERRRFQEQTFSDLWRTLPHRDPDGGDDDPDLDARQHRLGLPEENLLYFLEKHAPRLAHWQREILRIVRVVAQYFYPQRQTKVMNEGCATTVHYAIMSRLHQTGQITDGAFMEFLHAHTNVVFQPEFDDPRFSGINPYALGFGILQDLKRVCEDPTDEDRHWFPDIAGNGDALGTWKTAWAEYRDESFILQFLSPRLMREWRLFSVLDDADERNLIVDAIHDDSGYRDLRRALAAQYDLARHEPDIQVVDVDLAGDRRLVLEHRVLDGRLLEERNTLMVLRHLANLWGYPVTLAEVDARDQHVLHLYDDVEPDRVIA; translated from the coding sequence ATGACCCGCAGCCTCGAATCCGACGCCCGGCTGCTCTATACCGGCCCCGACTGGGACTACCGCTTGGTGCGCAAGGCCTTCGACGCGATCGAACGGATCGCGGTGGACGAGATGGGCCTGAACCCCTATCCCAGCCAGGTCGAGGTGATCAGCTCGGAACAGATGCTCGATGCCTATGCGTCGATGGGCATGCCGCTGTTCTACCGCCACTGGTCGTTCGGCAAGCACTTCGCGCGCGACGAGATGCTCTACCGCAAGGGCATGACCGGGCTCGCCTACGAGATCGTGATCAACTCCAACCCCTGCCTCTGCTACATCATGGAAGAGAACACCATGACGATGCAGACGCTGGTGATGGCCCACGCGGCCTTCGGGCACAGCCATTTCTTCCGCAACAACCAGTTGTTCAAGGCCTGGACCGACGCCGACTCGATCCTCGATTATCTCGATTTCGCGAAACGCTATGTCAGCGAGTGCGAGGAGCGCTACGGCGCCGATGCGGTCGAAACGGTGCTCGATTCCGCGCATGCGCTGATGAGCCACGGCGTACACCGTTACCCGCGGCGTACCCTGAACCTGAAACAGGAGATGGAACGCGAGCGCGAGCGCCGCCGTTTCCAGGAACAGACTTTCAGCGATCTCTGGCGCACCCTGCCCCACCGCGACCCGGACGGTGGCGACGACGACCCGGATCTCGACGCCCGCCAGCACCGCCTCGGCCTGCCCGAGGAGAACCTGCTGTACTTCCTGGAGAAGCACGCGCCGCGGCTGGCCCACTGGCAGCGCGAGATCCTGCGGATCGTGCGCGTGGTCGCCCAGTATTTCTATCCCCAGCGCCAGACCAAGGTGATGAACGAGGGCTGCGCCACCACGGTGCACTACGCGATCATGAGCCGACTGCACCAGACCGGCCAGATCACCGACGGGGCATTCATGGAATTCCTGCACGCCCATACCAACGTGGTCTTCCAGCCCGAGTTCGACGACCCCCGCTTTTCCGGCATCAACCCCTACGCACTGGGTTTCGGCATCCTGCAGGATCTGAAACGCGTCTGCGAGGACCCCACCGACGAGGATCGGCACTGGTTTCCGGACATCGCCGGCAACGGTGACGCGCTCGGCACCTGGAAGACCGCTTGGGCGGAATACCGCGACGAGAGTTTCATCCTGCAATTCCTGAGCCCGCGGCTGATGCGCGAATGGCGGCTGTTCTCGGTGCTCGACGACGCCGACGAGCGCAACCTGATCGTCGACGCGATCCACGACGATTCCGGATACCGCGACCTGCGCCGGGCGCTGGCGGCCCAGTACGATCTGGCCCGCCACGAGCCGGACATCCAGGTGGTCGACGTGGACCTCGCCGGCGACCGGCGCCTGGTGCTCGAACACCGCGTGCTGGACGGGCGTCTGCTGGAGGAGCGCAACACGCTGATGGTGCTGCGCCACCTGGCGAACCTGTGGGGATACCCGGTCACCCTGGCCGAGGTGGACGCGCGCGACCAGCACGTCCTCCATCTGTACGACGACGTCGAACCCGATCGAGTCATCGCCTGA
- a CDS encoding ion transporter, translating into MGSRDEDNAGGAGMRRRLYLHLEPTAWPRTGLSPANVAIAVLIVSAALLAILETEDTLRSGAPRFFLFAELLIVLAFSVEYLARLYAAGEDPRYRGLWGRLRYMRTWWAIIDLLAILPFLVTMGAQNTFLLRLLKLLRLLRLSRLGRFSRAWAAISEAIHLRRFELMLSFAAAGMLLILSSACLYLVEGGAQPEAFGSIPRALWWSVATLTTVGYGDVTPITAPGRILAGITALAGIGLIALPTGVLASAFSDALRRQAAQDRSGPPGE; encoded by the coding sequence ATGGGGTCACGCGACGAAGACAACGCGGGCGGCGCCGGCATGCGCCGGCGGCTGTACCTGCATCTGGAACCGACCGCCTGGCCACGCACGGGGCTGTCACCGGCGAACGTCGCGATCGCGGTCCTGATCGTGTCGGCAGCGCTGCTGGCGATCCTCGAAACCGAGGACACCCTGCGTAGCGGCGCGCCCCGGTTCTTCCTGTTCGCGGAACTGCTGATCGTGCTGGCGTTCTCGGTGGAATACCTGGCGCGGCTGTACGCGGCAGGCGAGGATCCGCGCTATCGCGGGCTGTGGGGCCGCCTGCGCTACATGCGTACCTGGTGGGCGATCATCGACCTGCTCGCGATCCTGCCGTTCCTGGTCACGATGGGGGCGCAGAACACGTTCCTGCTCCGGCTGCTCAAGCTGCTCCGGCTATTGCGGCTGTCGCGGCTCGGCCGTTTCTCCCGCGCCTGGGCCGCGATTTCCGAGGCGATCCACCTGCGCCGGTTCGAACTGATGCTGAGCTTCGCCGCGGCCGGCATGCTGCTGATCCTGTCCAGCGCCTGCCTCTACCTCGTCGAGGGCGGCGCGCAGCCCGAAGCGTTCGGCAGCATTCCCCGCGCATTGTGGTGGAGCGTGGCGACACTCACCACGGTCGGCTACGGCGACGTGACGCCGATCACGGCCCCCGGAAGAATTCTCGCGGGCATCACCGCGCTGGCCGGAATCGGACTGATCGCACTGCCCACCGGAGTGCTGGCCTCCGCGTTCAGCGACGCGCTGCGCCGCCAGGCGGCACAAGACCGGAGCGGCCCGCCGGGAGAATGA
- a CDS encoding ion channel, translating to MKRRHWRLQRFVRDVLVHTPFLVMVLALVGFWLLFAAGLLLAERQAETSHVDAFGAALYWGVAAFSTAGIAEAPVTAAGRLIGAVWIVIGSVLFFGAIVATVTAYFMRPLQRPARQIIDTIEYNLERMDDLSVEELELLKETTDGLIEHMEQVRARALRERSRVSLRE from the coding sequence GTGAAACGACGGCATTGGCGGTTGCAGCGATTCGTGAGAGACGTGCTGGTCCATACGCCGTTCCTGGTGATGGTGCTGGCACTGGTGGGGTTCTGGCTGCTGTTTGCGGCAGGGCTGCTGCTGGCGGAACGGCAGGCTGAAACGTCTCACGTCGATGCATTCGGGGCTGCGCTGTATTGGGGAGTCGCGGCCTTCTCGACGGCTGGAATCGCCGAGGCGCCGGTGACCGCCGCGGGCCGGCTGATCGGGGCAGTCTGGATCGTGATCGGGTCGGTGCTGTTCTTCGGCGCGATCGTGGCGACCGTGACTGCCTATTTCATGCGTCCGCTGCAGCGGCCTGCGCGGCAGATCATCGACACGATCGAATACAATCTCGAGCGCATGGACGACCTCTCGGTTGAGGAACTGGAACTCCTGAAGGAGACCACTGACGGCCTGATCGAACACATGGAACAGGTCAGGGCGCGGGCGCTGAGGGAGCGCTCGCGAGTCTCCCTCCGTGAGTGA
- a CDS encoding septal ring lytic transglycosylase RlpA family protein, with protein sequence MRRFALAVGVLALVLLAFPPDTTASVSTGHTEAGIASYYHDRFQGRKTASGERFDQREFSAAHRTLPFGTTVRVTRKDTGQSIVVRINDRGPFRNGRIIDLSREAARELGMLERGLVRVRIEVIRPPIGNA encoded by the coding sequence ATGCGCAGATTCGCCCTTGCCGTCGGGGTGCTGGCGCTGGTGCTGCTGGCCTTCCCGCCGGATACCACCGCCAGCGTATCCACCGGGCATACCGAGGCTGGCATCGCATCGTATTACCACGACCGCTTCCAGGGCCGGAAGACCGCCAGTGGCGAGCGCTTCGACCAGCGCGAGTTCTCCGCGGCCCACAGGACGCTGCCCTTCGGAACCACCGTGCGCGTCACCCGCAAGGATACCGGTCAGAGCATCGTGGTACGCATCAATGACCGCGGCCCGTTTCGCAACGGCCGCATCATCGACCTGTCGCGCGAGGCCGCCCGGGAGCTGGGCATGCTCGAACGCGGGCTGGTGCGGGTCAGGATCGAGGTGATCCGGCCGCCGATCGGCAACGCATGA